A stretch of Methanobrevibacter sp. YE315 DNA encodes these proteins:
- a CDS encoding AAA family ATPase: MLEWTVCNNCGRILDSSQNTCSNCGGKVEKVHMDYLTNYLSNLNFLVKTLNIFSAYCPSIADLDVTLESLILDDLFKYFAYLGLGDGKITDNELEFINTLLNTTYTKEDISNLADIKADCDLPLSFKCLHELDEYGQNFDMHNLNSCNELFSCYKVFGKFFITVDNELNDDVLDLYQKFIANLESKLEKYNIDLNPIERPISKDAPESEEESHSLEEYLDELNKLVGLEKVKKDVNSLINLVQIRKLRQERGIKQPAMSLHLVFSGNPGTGKTTVARLLSKIYHEMGLLSKGHLIETDRSGLVGGYVGQTAIKTQEVIKSALGGILFIDEAYALASKSENDYGQEAIDTLLKAMEDHRDDLIVIVAGYPALMEKFLYSNPGLESRFNKFIYFEDYNDEELYNIFWLMCEESNLTLDAGADKYIKDYFKRLYENRSPNFANGRAVRNLFEEVITNQANRLAPKENITDEELNTLTYEDFLVTEND; the protein is encoded by the coding sequence ATGTTAGAGTGGACTGTTTGTAACAATTGCGGTAGAATCCTGGATAGCTCTCAAAATACATGCTCAAATTGCGGCGGCAAAGTCGAAAAGGTTCATATGGACTATCTGACCAATTACCTGTCAAATCTGAATTTTCTGGTAAAGACACTGAACATATTTTCAGCATATTGCCCGTCAATTGCGGATCTGGACGTGACGCTTGAAAGCCTGATTCTGGATGACCTGTTCAAGTATTTTGCATATCTCGGTCTTGGTGACGGCAAAATCACAGACAACGAACTGGAATTCATCAACACCCTATTGAACACCACCTACACAAAAGAGGACATATCAAACCTTGCAGACATAAAGGCGGACTGCGATTTGCCGTTGTCGTTCAAATGCCTTCATGAGCTTGACGAATACGGACAGAACTTTGACATGCATAATCTAAACAGCTGCAACGAGCTCTTTTCATGCTATAAGGTATTCGGAAAGTTCTTCATTACAGTTGACAACGAGCTTAATGATGACGTTCTGGACCTGTATCAGAAGTTCATTGCCAACCTTGAGTCAAAGCTTGAAAAGTACAACATTGACCTGAATCCGATTGAAAGGCCAATCTCAAAAGACGCACCGGAAAGTGAAGAGGAATCACATTCACTTGAGGAATACCTTGATGAACTAAACAAGCTTGTAGGTCTTGAAAAGGTCAAAAAGGACGTGAACTCATTAATCAATCTCGTTCAAATCAGAAAGTTAAGACAGGAAAGGGGAATCAAGCAGCCTGCGATGAGCCTTCATCTGGTCTTCAGCGGAAATCCCGGAACAGGTAAGACCACAGTCGCAAGATTATTGTCCAAAATCTATCATGAGATGGGCTTATTGTCAAAAGGCCACCTTATAGAAACCGACCGTTCAGGCCTTGTTGGAGGATATGTGGGACAGACTGCTATCAAAACCCAGGAAGTCATAAAATCCGCACTTGGAGGAATACTTTTCATTGACGAGGCATACGCACTTGCATCAAAAAGCGAAAACGATTACGGCCAGGAGGCAATAGATACCTTACTTAAGGCAATGGAAGATCATCGTGACGATTTGATCGTGATTGTTGCAGGCTATCCTGCACTGATGGAGAAATTCCTGTACTCAAATCCCGGTCTCGAGTCCAGATTCAACAAATTCATCTATTTCGAGGACTATAATGATGAGGAGCTGTACAACATATTCTGGCTTATGTGTGAGGAGTCAAACCTCACTTTGGATGCCGGAGCCGATAAGTATATAAAGGACTACTTTAAAAGATTATATGAAAATAGGTCACCGAACTTTGCTAATGGAAGAGCCGTTAGGAACCTATTTGAAGAAGTTATAACTAATCAAGCAAACAGATTAGCTCCAAAAGAGAATATTACGGATGAAGAATTAAATACGTTGACATACGAGGATTTTCTAGTGACTGAAAATGACTAA
- a CDS encoding zinc ribbon domain-containing protein, which produces MTNKICNNCGSKVNGSANFCPKCKSTSFRNVYEITKSNNTLVHKIFYDYQDSYYVLSKSKVAAVLVFLLFMTLVFNSPSIIIFAVVIAALVYVIGTSAGKLLESDRLPRAVVENNNYGLLTDLKHLFFYWQDKQTGEYTLSKTKTITVLVFLLFASLGAVFSLPGVFAFALLGLLVATPTFFAGYGIHRLTTAEPVKELIEKTQPAGHKKEVKVEKSESNFHEFDHYRTKLNELKIMYEIKEKNARKLIEKRFTPPQLTYDRFMTSVENSNRMFYQHADAVSNILDLASEDNAKIENEINSRMEILENLVEKMDELVNELVLSLNEDDNKENVSDFLHDFDYVIDSVKDY; this is translated from the coding sequence ATGACTAATAAAATTTGTAATAATTGTGGATCTAAAGTAAATGGCAGTGCAAATTTTTGCCCAAAGTGCAAATCAACTTCATTTAGAAACGTTTATGAGATTACCAAATCAAACAACACCCTAGTTCATAAGATATTCTATGATTATCAGGACAGCTACTATGTCCTGTCAAAATCAAAAGTGGCGGCGGTTCTGGTGTTTTTGCTGTTCATGACACTGGTTTTCAACTCACCATCAATAATAATATTTGCTGTTGTAATAGCCGCTCTGGTTTATGTGATAGGAACATCAGCAGGCAAATTGCTTGAATCAGACAGATTGCCAAGAGCTGTAGTTGAAAACAACAATTACGGTTTATTGACAGACTTAAAACACCTGTTCTTCTACTGGCAGGACAAGCAAACAGGGGAATACACATTATCCAAAACAAAGACAATAACAGTTTTGGTATTCCTGCTTTTCGCATCATTAGGCGCTGTATTCAGCCTTCCTGGCGTTTTCGCCTTTGCCCTATTGGGTCTTTTGGTTGCAACCCCAACATTCTTTGCAGGATATGGAATACATAGGCTTACAACCGCAGAGCCTGTAAAGGAACTCATAGAAAAGACCCAGCCTGCAGGACATAAGAAAGAGGTGAAGGTTGAAAAATCAGAATCCAATTTCCATGAGTTTGACCATTACAGGACAAAGCTCAATGAACTGAAGATAATGTATGAAATCAAAGAGAAAAACGCCCGCAAGCTGATTGAAAAGCGTTTCACACCTCCTCAATTGACTTACGACAGGTTCATGACATCAGTTGAAAACTCAAACAGGATGTTCTACCAGCATGCTGATGCGGTTTCAAACATCCTTGATCTGGCTTCCGAAGACAATGCAAAAATCGAAAACGAAATCAATTCCAGAATGGAGATTCTTGAAAATCTTGTAGAGAAAATGGACGAGCTGGTCAATGAACTAGTCTTGAGCCTTAATGAAGACGACAATAAGGAGAACGTTTCAGACTTCCTTCATGATTTCGATTATGTGATTGATTCTGTAAAGGATTATTAG
- a CDS encoding SseB family protein, whose amino-acid sequence MTNHKHLRTVIEDIYSNDNRLTEDLTFRLINEFRYSNLYIPAKRENNTLNFIIYHDEEAEITPLFTDLDEFHKFYKSSDDIQILKNPFELYQNILKTTDIEGYVLNPASEKYLFKKEFILAITNIPKTNFFTNNPYSTEELIDLKRSIDNEDLERFISNPSNIGDYESLFEKMANSRLMALMLSDLDLSGDIISLKDIGPVASMYTDNVGGTYATLFTSEEKMKSVNTSKHMYSQIVNLATLVNFLLTEDMDGLIINPESDNVLIPRSVLLRYSLGFERYANDDRLYESIFYIFKIP is encoded by the coding sequence ATGACTAATCACAAACACCTAAGGACAGTAATTGAGGACATATATTCAAATGACAATAGGCTGACCGAAGATTTGACTTTCAGGCTTATCAACGAATTCAGATATTCCAATCTCTACATTCCGGCTAAAAGAGAAAACAATACGTTGAATTTCATAATATATCATGACGAGGAAGCCGAAATCACACCATTATTTACCGATCTGGATGAGTTTCACAAATTCTACAAGTCATCTGATGATATCCAGATTCTTAAAAACCCCTTTGAATTATATCAAAACATTTTAAAAACAACCGATATTGAAGGATATGTCCTGAATCCTGCTTCTGAAAAATATTTATTCAAAAAGGAGTTCATATTGGCAATTACAAATATTCCGAAAACCAATTTTTTTACAAATAACCCATACTCAACAGAAGAGCTCATCGATTTGAAAAGGTCAATTGACAATGAGGACCTTGAAAGGTTCATTTCAAATCCCTCAAACATCGGAGATTATGAAAGCCTTTTTGAAAAGATGGCCAATTCCCGATTGATGGCACTGATGCTTTCTGATTTGGATTTAAGCGGAGACATCATATCACTTAAGGATATAGGTCCGGTCGCTTCAATGTACACTGACAATGTGGGCGGTACCTATGCGACACTGTTTACGTCCGAAGAGAAGATGAAAAGCGTCAACACATCAAAACACATGTATTCACAGATTGTAAACCTTGCGACTTTGGTAAATTTCCTTTTGACCGAGGACATGGACGGTCTGATTATCAATCCTGAATCCGATAATGTCCTGATTCCAAGATCAGTTCTTTTGAGATATTCCCTTGGCTTTGAAAGGTATGCCAATGACGACCGGTTATATGAATCAATCTTTTATATCTTCAAAATACCCTAG
- a CDS encoding zinc-ribbon domain-containing protein — MTKYCPSCGEALVDEAKFCKSCGKSLDNFAQSGQNGFTQTTPQTYPVHPVEKSHTLSIVLGYICAILIPLFGLIFAVYLMTRNDSQKAKKHGKYILILTVVIWVLSIMYVFMGY, encoded by the coding sequence ATGACAAAATATTGTCCTTCATGTGGAGAAGCATTGGTAGATGAAGCAAAATTCTGCAAAAGCTGCGGCAAAAGTTTGGATAATTTCGCCCAAAGCGGCCAGAATGGATTTACACAGACAACCCCTCAGACATACCCAGTACATCCAGTTGAAAAAAGCCATACGCTATCGATTGTATTGGGTTATATATGCGCAATCCTGATTCCCCTATTCGGATTGATTTTCGCAGTCTATCTGATGACCAGAAATGATTCGCAAAAAGCAAAAAAGCACGGAAAATACATTTTGATATTAACCGTTGTGATATGGGTACTGTCTATTATGTATGTGTTTATGGGATACTGA
- a CDS encoding cation diffusion facilitator family transporter, translating into MTRQDKIVKTSIIGIVVNLILVAFKATIGILVNSIAITLDAVNNLTDALSSIITIIGTKLAGKAPDKSHPYGYGRIEYFSSVIIAAIVLWAGITALMESWPKIFNPDVTSYTTVSLIIIAVAVVVKFLLGRYVKGVGESINSQALVASGSDAFFDAILSFSTLLAAIISIFFHISLEGILGVIISLVIIKASIDMLRETIDSMIGERVDSELSKKIKDSICEVPGIYGAYDLTLHNYGPEQMQGSVHIEVDDSLSALDIHTLTRNLAYKIYEEFSIILTFGIYSRNDKYKDIREDLEKIADEYEEVIEIHGFLVSEEKKLATFDIIVDFDADREKIKGEIISKIKAKHPEFDYFIIDDYDVSD; encoded by the coding sequence ATGACTAGGCAGGATAAAATCGTTAAAACAAGTATAATTGGAATCGTCGTCAACCTCATACTGGTTGCATTCAAGGCAACAATAGGGATACTCGTAAATTCAATCGCAATCACTTTGGATGCAGTCAATAACCTAACCGATGCGCTTTCATCAATAATCACAATCATCGGAACCAAGCTTGCGGGAAAAGCACCTGACAAGAGCCATCCCTACGGATACGGGCGTATCGAATACTTCTCATCTGTAATCATTGCAGCCATTGTCCTGTGGGCGGGAATTACCGCGCTTATGGAATCATGGCCTAAGATATTCAATCCCGACGTAACATCCTATACGACAGTTTCACTGATTATAATCGCAGTTGCGGTAGTCGTAAAATTCCTTCTTGGACGTTATGTGAAAGGTGTAGGCGAATCAATCAATTCACAGGCGCTTGTCGCTTCCGGAAGTGATGCATTCTTTGATGCAATACTGTCTTTTTCCACATTGCTTGCAGCAATCATTTCAATATTCTTCCACATATCCCTTGAAGGCATTTTAGGGGTGATAATTTCACTTGTAATCATCAAGGCAAGTATTGACATGCTAAGAGAAACAATAGACAGCATGATTGGTGAGAGGGTCGATTCAGAATTATCCAAAAAAATCAAGGATTCAATATGTGAAGTTCCAGGCATTTATGGTGCATATGACCTGACCCTTCATAATTACGGGCCCGAACAGATGCAGGGATCAGTTCACATTGAAGTGGACGATTCGCTTTCCGCACTCGATATCCATACATTAACAAGAAACCTAGCCTATAAGATATATGAAGAATTCTCAATCATACTAACATTCGGAATATATTCCAGAAACGATAAATACAAGGATATCCGTGAGGATCTGGAAAAAATAGCCGATGAATATGAGGAAGTCATTGAGATTCATGGATTTTTGGTCTCAGAGGAAAAAAAGTTGGCCACCTTTGACATCATTGTCGATTTCGATGCTGACCGTGAAAAAATAAAAGGGGAGATAATCTCTAAAATAAAGGCAAAACACCCTGAATTCGACTACTTTATAATTGACGACTATGATGTGTCAGATTAA
- a CDS encoding glutathione peroxidase → MSIYDFEVKDGEGNMVSLSKYKGKVLLIVNSAIKCGFTPQYTELNEIYSEFNGMGFEILDFPCNQFGGQAPGTTEEITEVCRLKWMVPYEIFDKIDVNGENAEPLYEYLKKEQPFKDITGKGATKLKLVLKAVDRHYKDNDDIKWNFTKFLVDRKGNVVRRFEPTEDLEDVKEAITELL, encoded by the coding sequence ATGTCCATATATGATTTTGAAGTAAAGGATGGCGAGGGAAACATGGTTTCCTTAAGCAAATATAAAGGCAAGGTACTTTTGATTGTAAATTCTGCGATAAAATGCGGCTTTACACCGCAATACACTGAACTGAATGAAATCTATTCTGAATTCAACGGAATGGGTTTTGAGATTTTGGACTTTCCATGCAACCAGTTCGGCGGCCAGGCACCAGGAACAACAGAAGAGATTACCGAAGTCTGCCGTCTTAAATGGATGGTTCCCTATGAAATATTCGACAAGATTGATGTAAACGGCGAAAACGCAGAACCATTATATGAATATCTAAAAAAGGAACAGCCATTCAAGGACATTACAGGAAAGGGTGCAACAAAACTTAAGCTGGTTCTCAAGGCAGTCGACAGGCACTACAAGGACAATGACGACATCAAATGGAATTTCACCAAGTTTCTCGTTGACCGCAAAGGAAATGTCGTTAGAAGGTTCGAGCCGACAGAAGATCTGGAGGATGTAAAAGAGGCCATAACTGAACTCTTGTAA
- a CDS encoding TetR/AcrR family transcriptional regulator → MTIREVNYNIKINRWSFLEANMKKGEKRKKELLKIAYDMFLTKGYENTTVDEIIEKAQIAKGTYYYYFESKEQMLEEVIDMMIESEAEMAKQIIAMDIPVPEKIVGIVASIKPTQAEQPIKNALFQPENVLMHHKVRKKLIAVVTPLLSEVVNEGVNEGIFECDNIPERVRMLLVISDGTFNEGAFSERDISVFIDMTEKLLGAEKGTMSFIYNLIDKTDMEAVK, encoded by the coding sequence TTGACAATCAGAGAGGTCAATTATAATATAAAAATCAATCGATGGTCATTTTTGGAGGCAAATATGAAAAAAGGAGAAAAAAGGAAAAAAGAGCTTTTAAAGATAGCTTATGATATGTTTCTCACAAAGGGATATGAGAATACTACCGTTGACGAAATCATAGAAAAAGCACAGATAGCTAAAGGCACATACTACTACTATTTCGAAAGCAAAGAGCAGATGCTTGAAGAAGTCATAGACATGATGATCGAAAGTGAGGCTGAAATGGCAAAGCAGATTATCGCGATGGATATTCCGGTACCTGAAAAAATAGTCGGAATAGTTGCATCAATAAAACCAACCCAAGCAGAACAGCCAATAAAAAACGCTCTTTTCCAGCCGGAAAACGTGTTAATGCACCATAAAGTCAGAAAAAAATTGATTGCCGTTGTCACTCCGCTTTTATCCGAAGTTGTAAATGAGGGAGTAAATGAAGGCATCTTTGAATGCGACAATATACCTGAGCGTGTTAGGATGCTTCTTGTCATCAGCGACGGTACCTTTAATGAAGGTGCATTCAGTGAAAGGGATATCTCTGTCTTTATAGACATGACAGAAAAACTTCTCGGGGCAGAGAAAGGAACAATGAGTTTCATTTACAATCTGATTGATAAGACTGATATGGAGGCGGTCAAATGA
- a CDS encoding CPBP family intramembrane glutamic endopeptidase produces MNSTQNYKYKPVLFFALAYIFTWIFWIPAIYLPESISPVLMLIGLMAPAIVSTVFIMASGSDMLKKDFKNKMVGFYKVKWLNVVWAVIIFAIVIVCSILLSLLFGQPLSQFSFTENFSFTGVGIAGAFITITIASIIEEVGWKGYCEDSIGNYMNWFWESMIFGVLWSLWHFPLIFIQGTYQAGLMVNPLYVINFFVSGIPMGFVITWVYLESDRSILACMIFHFFVNFMQEKIALTPETKCLETIVITVLTIIIIMAKKDMFFETRHVGRLLEYSYNQE; encoded by the coding sequence ATGAACAGTACGCAAAACTACAAATATAAACCGGTTCTCTTTTTTGCTCTGGCCTATATCTTTACCTGGATATTCTGGATTCCAGCAATATATTTACCGGAAAGCATCAGTCCAGTACTCATGCTTATAGGCCTCATGGCTCCAGCAATTGTATCTACAGTTTTCATTATGGCCTCAGGCTCAGATATGCTTAAGAAAGACTTTAAAAATAAGATGGTAGGATTTTACAAAGTAAAATGGCTGAATGTAGTTTGGGCCGTAATAATATTTGCGATTGTAATAGTCTGTTCCATTCTCTTGTCACTGCTTTTTGGACAGCCACTCAGCCAGTTTTCATTCACTGAAAACTTTTCTTTTACAGGTGTTGGAATAGCAGGAGCATTCATTACCATTACTATTGCTTCCATAATTGAGGAAGTCGGATGGAAAGGATACTGTGAAGATTCTATTGGAAACTATATGAACTGGTTTTGGGAATCCATGATTTTTGGAGTGCTATGGTCTTTATGGCATTTCCCTTTAATCTTCATTCAGGGAACCTATCAAGCAGGACTTATGGTTAATCCTCTTTATGTGATCAACTTTTTTGTAAGCGGAATCCCAATGGGATTTGTCATTACATGGGTCTATCTTGAAAGCGACCGTTCTATATTAGCTTGCATGATATTCCATTTCTTCGTCAATTTCATGCAGGAAAAAATAGCATTAACTCCAGAGACAAAATGCCTGGAGACAATAGTAATAACAGTGCTTACAATTATCATAATAATGGCTAAAAAAGACATGTTCTTCGAAACCCGTCATGTCGGAAGGCTACTTGAATACAGCTACAATCAGGAATAA
- a CDS encoding DUF4013 domain-containing protein, translating to MPLDIIKDIWSYTTNNIPFLLIILALFYLFCILMEIFEEMRIPYALYLSMIPYIFIAGYGMAITKDVIKKGKRLPKILIKDVIVLGLKSSVVFIVYLSVQSLFFWFVSLLFNFPVVDVEDLLLDFFETVTLLFNHDLVNTAIFIVFDFAVFYFTMFFMEIALAKLADTGRFRDAFNLINIKKTIDVIGWRQYTKHYTIIILLLTFLSLLIDIETPFFVIDYIFKVFLGLLLFTTQYWGIGSVYRIFKMKQTANLH from the coding sequence ATGCCATTGGATATAATTAAAGATATATGGAGCTATACAACAAATAACATACCATTTCTATTAATTATTTTGGCTTTATTCTACTTGTTTTGCATTTTAATGGAAATTTTTGAGGAAATGAGGATACCATATGCGCTTTATCTGTCAATGATACCATATATTTTCATAGCAGGATATGGGATGGCTATCACTAAAGATGTAATAAAAAAGGGTAAACGATTGCCTAAAATATTAATCAAAGACGTCATTGTTTTGGGATTAAAATCAAGTGTTGTTTTTATTGTGTATCTTAGTGTTCAATCGTTGTTTTTTTGGTTCGTATCTTTACTATTCAATTTTCCAGTAGTTGATGTTGAAGATTTGTTGTTGGATTTTTTTGAAACAGTGACTTTATTATTTAATCATGATCTTGTAAATACAGCTATTTTTATTGTTTTTGATTTTGCAGTATTTTATTTCACCATGTTTTTCATGGAAATTGCATTGGCTAAATTAGCTGATACCGGCAGATTTAGGGATGCATTTAATCTAATCAATATTAAAAAAACTATTGATGTAATTGGGTGGAGACAATATACAAAACATTATACCATAATTATACTTTTATTGACGTTTCTTTCATTGCTGATAGACATAGAAACTCCATTTTTCGTTATTGATTATATTTTTAAAGTATTTTTAGGTTTATTGTTGTTCACTACTCAATATTGGGGCATAGGTTCTGTTTATAGAATATTTAAAATGAAACAAACTGCTAATTTACATTAG
- a CDS encoding universal stress protein — MYKKILLPTDGSGYADQEIDRVTKLIADDGEIIILSVAGKLTTSAFQSRKNIAKVNKGMLEEAKDSVALMKEKFPEGYNIKTMVKTGFPAETINEVANEEGVELIVISASGKSGLHKFIIGSVAEKVLKTADIDVLLVHNS, encoded by the coding sequence ATGTACAAAAAGATTTTACTTCCAACCGATGGATCAGGATATGCAGACCAGGAAATTGACAGAGTAACAAAATTGATTGCCGATGATGGGGAGATAATCATCTTGTCCGTTGCAGGCAAACTGACAACAAGCGCATTTCAAAGCAGAAAAAATATAGCAAAAGTTAACAAAGGAATGCTTGAAGAGGCAAAAGACAGCGTTGCGCTCATGAAAGAAAAATTCCCGGAAGGATATAATATCAAAACCATGGTAAAAACAGGTTTTCCTGCTGAAACAATAAATGAAGTTGCAAACGAGGAAGGCGTTGAATTGATAGTTATCTCAGCATCCGGAAAAAGCGGCCTTCACAAATTCATCATTGGAAGCGTGGCCGAAAAGGTTCTAAAGACAGCTGATATTGATGTTTTACTGGTTCATAACAGTTAA
- a CDS encoding NAD(P)H-dependent glycerol-3-phosphate dehydrogenase — protein MTNVAVIGAGSLGTALSQIISQNVDNVYLYVRRVELADSIEKTGFNSEYYPNTKLNDNIIPVNNFNDLKDCEIVFLTIPSSAFRSTLSVLKQAVKEDAIIVTTAKGIEYPSLKTMGNLICEYFDENYVALSGPNFASEIILNLPTVTNVASKNPENARKVKDVLETKQFKVKLIDDIKGIELCGVLKNINAIANGICEGMNVNENARFGILTKGFNDTIRIIEAVGGKAESVHEYCGFGDLILTSTSSESRNHTLGILYGQRLIIDESASGIVFEGKNSVRAVKDICKNNNIESPIVDFVYEVIIENISPIHAFKGLWEKME, from the coding sequence ATGACTAATGTCGCAGTTATTGGTGCAGGTAGTCTAGGCACTGCCCTATCTCAGATAATCTCTCAAAATGTTGATAACGTTTATTTGTATGTAAGAAGAGTTGAACTTGCAGATTCAATCGAAAAGACAGGGTTCAACTCAGAATATTACCCGAACACTAAATTGAATGACAATATCATTCCAGTCAATAATTTCAATGATTTAAAGGATTGCGAAATAGTATTTCTGACAATACCTTCTTCAGCCTTCCGATCAACATTAAGTGTTTTGAAGCAAGCGGTCAAAGAGGATGCAATCATAGTTACAACCGCAAAGGGAATCGAATACCCCTCATTAAAGACAATGGGAAATCTGATATGCGAATATTTTGATGAAAACTATGTTGCCCTTTCAGGACCCAACTTCGCATCAGAAATAATCCTGAATTTGCCGACCGTAACTAATGTAGCATCAAAAAATCCTGAAAATGCCAGAAAAGTAAAGGATGTCCTTGAAACAAAGCAGTTCAAGGTTAAGCTAATCGATGACATCAAGGGAATTGAGCTTTGCGGCGTGCTGAAAAACATCAATGCAATAGCAAACGGAATTTGCGAAGGTATGAACGTCAATGAAAACGCAAGATTCGGCATTTTGACTAAGGGTTTCAACGATACAATCAGGATAATTGAAGCTGTTGGCGGAAAGGCCGAAAGCGTTCATGAATACTGCGGATTCGGCGACCTGATTTTAACTTCAACATCAAGCGAAAGCAGAAACCATACCCTTGGAATACTCTATGGCCAAAGGCTGATTATAGATGAAAGCGCAAGCGGAATAGTATTTGAAGGCAAAAATTCAGTGAGAGCCGTAAAGGACATATGTAAAAACAACAATATCGAAAGCCCGATTGTGGATTTTGTTTATGAAGTGATAATAGAAAATATATCTCCTATTCATGCTTTTAAGGGATTATGGGAGAAAATGGAATAG
- a CDS encoding sugar phosphate nucleotidyltransferase, with amino-acid sequence MIAVILSAGMGTRLMPLTKDIPKPLLEINGVTLLERMIKNCMNAGITDFILIVGYNKKKVYDIAPELEEKLGVNIKIIENEDYDVTNTSVSTYLASSYIENGPLDDFILINGDNVVDPEIITRIAETENTSMIVDNFKELNEESFKLILEDVKVNDDNSIANGTIAEIGKGIDIPSSTGEFIGVSKVVKGDIPRFNEILQILIDEDPQNYYDFAYRTLSNDTTIDYVLTNGLKWTEIDDHNDWKTANSLVDEFEN; translated from the coding sequence ATGATTGCTGTGATTTTATCTGCGGGAATGGGAACCAGGCTGATGCCGCTTACAAAGGATATTCCAAAACCGCTTCTTGAAATAAATGGTGTTACCCTGCTTGAAAGGATGATTAAAAACTGCATGAACGCAGGAATAACTGATTTCATACTGATTGTCGGATATAACAAAAAGAAGGTTTATGATATTGCACCGGAACTTGAAGAGAAACTGGGCGTCAACATCAAAATCATTGAAAATGAGGACTATGACGTTACAAACACCTCTGTTTCAACCTATCTTGCAAGCTCATATATAGAAAACGGGCCTTTGGATGATTTCATCCTGATAAACGGGGACAATGTAGTTGACCCTGAAATCATTACAAGAATAGCCGAAACAGAAAATACCAGCATGATAGTCGACAATTTCAAGGAACTGAACGAGGAATCCTTCAAACTTATCCTGGAAGACGTTAAGGTCAATGATGACAATAGCATCGCAAACGGCACTATTGCAGAAATCGGAAAGGGAATTGACATTCCATCATCAACAGGTGAATTCATTGGCGTTTCAAAGGTCGTAAAAGGCGATATCCCACGCTTCAACGAGATACTTCAGATTTTAATCGATGAAGACCCTCAAAACTATTATGACTTTGCATACAGGACCCTTTCAAATGACACAACAATAGATTACGTTCTGACCAATGGGCTCAAATGGACTGAAATCGATGACCACAACGATTGGAAGACAGCAAACAGTTTGGTTGATGAATTCGAAAACTGA